GGTCTTCTCGAAGTAGTCCGGCACCAGGGTGCGGCCGAAGCTGGATTCGATCAGGCCCTTCAGGCGCGGCAGGTCCAGTTCGTTCCAGGCGGTGGCGCGCAGCACCTTCTCGCCCTTGCGCACCAGCGTGCCCGAGCCCTTGTGGGTGAACAGTTCCTTGGCCAGGTCGGCCGGGCGGGTGATCGACACCGACGATTCCAGCGGCAGGCGATCGAGCAGGTCCTTGATCTGTTCGATCTTCACCTTCATGCCGCCGTGGATCCAAGGCTGCGCGATCAGGTGGTCATACTCGGTGGACAGGTTGATCGAATCGATCACGTTGCCCGCCTCGTCCAGCAGGCCGCCGGTCCCGGTCAGGAAGATGATCTTGTACGGCTGCAGTTCCTGCACCAGCTCGTTGGCGGCAAAGTCGGCGTTGACGTTGAGGATCTGGCCACCGGCGGTTTCACCCAGGCTGGTGATGACCGGGATCGAGCCGGCACGCAGGCTGGTCTCGATGGGCGCCAGGTTGACCTTCTTCACCTCGCCGACCAGACCGTAGGTATCTACGTCCAGGTACTCGGCCTCGAATACGCCACCGGTGATCGAGGTGGCGCGCGCACCGTTCTGCTGCAGCGCCTCGACCAGGCGCAGGTTGGACTGCTGGAACACCCGGCGCACGATCGCCAACGCTTCCGGCGAGGTCACGCGCAGGCCGTTGACGGTCTGCTTCTCGATGCCGGCTGCCGACAGCTCGGCATCCAGCTGCGGGCCGGCACCGTGCAGCACGATCGGGGTCAGCCCGACTTCCTGCAGGAACGACAGCGAGGAGGTCAGCGCGTCGAGGTCGTCGCGCAGCACCGCGCCGCCAACCTTGACCACGGCGAAGCGCTTGGCGTCCAGCTGCGAGAAGCGCTTGAGGTACTGGCTGATCTCCTTCGCGCTGGCCATGCTGGAAAGCAGGCGCACGATGGTCTGGCGGGTCTGGCGGTGGGGCTGGAGGGCAGGAGACATTTCGGTTTCGTCGGAATAGGAAAGAATCAGGCGCCGGCGGCGATGATGCGGTGCACGGCGTCGGTGTAGCGCTGCAGCTGGTCCAGCGTCACGAACTCATCGGCGGTGTGGGCCTGGGCAATGTCGCCCGGGCCGAACACCAGCGTGGTGTAGCCGGCGGCGGAGAACAGCGAGGCCTCGGTCCAGAAGTCCACCGCGTTGCCGATCGGCAGGTCCAGCGCGTCGGCCACGTCGCGCGCCAGCAGCCGGCGGTGCTCGGCTTCGGCAATGTCGCCGGCCGGCAGGCTGGGGCCGCGGAAGGTCTCGGTGAACAGCGCGGCATCCGGTTCGGCGAAACCGGCGAAGGTGGCCAGCAACGCGTCGATGTCCATCGACGGCAGCGGGCGGAAACCAAAGCGCACTTCGGCAGCCGGCGCGATCATGTTGGCCTTGATGCCACCTTCGACGCGACCGATGTTGAAGCGCAGGCCGGTCAGCCCACCGAAACGGGCCGAGGCCAGCGCTTCGACATGGTCCAGCGCGCGGTTACCCCAGCGCATCGCCTGGTGCAACGCGCTGGCAGCCGCATCCTGCTTGCCCGAGGCATGCCCGGCGCGGCCGGCGAACTGCATCAGTACCGAGCTGATGCCACGATGCGCCAGCACCGCTTCGCTCATGGTCGGCTCGGCCACCAGCACCGCTTCGTACGGAATGCCGCGGGCCAGGAACGCGGCGATGCAGCGCGGATCGTTGGCCTCCTCATCGCTGGAGAACAGGAACGCGGCATCACCATCGCTGGCATTGGCCGCAGCCACCAGTGCAGCGGCCGCGCCCTTGATGTCACACACGCCGAGGCCGACCACACGGTCGTCCAGGCGCCGCATCACATGCGGGTCGGCACTCCAGTGCGGCGAGTCCGGCACCGTGTCCAGGTGCACGTTGAACAGGTACTTCGGCGTTCCGCGCACGGCATACAGGCTGACTGCACCGGCGCCGTGATCGATCACCTCGACGTTGAAGCCGGGCAGGTTCGCGCGCAGGTAATCGAAGATGCCACCGGTGGTGATCGCACGCGGCGGGTTGCGGGTGTCGAAGGACACCAGCGCCTGCAGGTGATCGAGCGTCTGTTCAAGCATGAATCAACAATCCTGTGGAATTCCGCCGGGCATGGCCCGGCCTACCGGAGCACGTCTGGTGGAGAGCCCCCTTCTTGTTGAAGGGGGCGCGCCGAAGGCGCAGGGTTAAGGTGAAATGCGCGGGCTCGTGCTCAAGTCAACCACGGTTGACTTGAGCAAAGAGCGTCGAGCTCATGCCGAACAGCTTGATGAACCCTTCGGCCTCTTCCACGCCCCAGTCGGCCGACTGCGCGTAGGTGGCACCCTTGGTGTTGAGCAGGTGCGGCGACTTCACCGCCACCGCGTCGACGCGGCCACCACGGGTTTCCAGCACCACTTCGCCGTTGACCTTGGCCTGCGAGGACTTCAGGAACGCTTCGATGTCGGTCTTCAGCGGATCGTGGTAGAAGCCTTCGTACACCAGCTCCACCCACTTGCGCGCCACATCCGGCTTGAAGCGGTTCTGCTGCTTGGTCAGCACCGCATCTTCCAGCGCGCGGTGCGCGGCCAGCAGCGAGACCAGGCCCGGGGCCTCGAACACGATGCGACCCTTCAGGCCGATCACGGTGTCGCCGGTGTAGACGCCGCGGCCAACGCCGTAGGGGGCGAACAGCTTGTTGAGCTGCGCCAGGATCTGGTCACCCGGCAGCGCCTTGCCGTTCAGTTCAACGGCCTCGCCTTCGACGAACTTCAGGGTGACGGTCAGGGCCTGTTCCGGCCACTCGCTGCGCGGCGAGCACCAGCCACGCGCACCCTCGCCCGGGGCTTCCCAGCGGTCGATCTCGCCGCCGGACATGGTCACGCCCAGCAGGTTTTCGTTGATGGTGTAGGCCTGCTGCTTGGCGCGCACGCCGAAGCCGCGCTCTTCCAGGTACTTCTGCTCGTAGGCGCGGGTCTGGGTGTGTTCCTTCTGGATCTCGCGGATCGGCGCGATGATCTGGTAGTCACCCAGCGCCTTCACGGCCAGGTCGAAGCGGACCTGGTCGTTGCCCATGCCGGTGCAGCCGTGGGCGATGATGTTGGTACCCAGTTCGGCGGCACGCTTCAGCGCGGCATCGACGATCAGGTAACGGTCCGACACCAGCAGCGGGTACTGGCCCTGGTAGCCTTCGCCGGCCCACACGAACGGCTTGACGAAGCCCTCCCAGATGGCCGGGCCACCGTTGACGGTGACGTGGCTGGTGACGCCCAGTTCGGCGGCGCGCTTCTCGATGAAATCGCGCTCTTCATCATCCACGCCGCCGGTGTCGGCGAACACGGTGTGCACGTTGTAGCCACGCTCCTGCAGGTACGGCACGCAGAAGCTGGTATCCAGGCCGCCGGAGAAGGCGAGAACGACGTCTTTGTTGCTCATGGGGAGGGTATGTCCTGGTAGCGCCGGGCCGTGCCCGGCGGAAATGATTGAATCGGAAAAAAATCAGCGCCCGGCAACCGCGGCCATGATCGCCTTCTGCACGTGCAGGCGGTTCTCGGCTTCGTTGATGGCGATGCACTGCGGCGAATCCATCACGCCGTCGGTGGCCTTCACATTGCGGCGCAGCGGCAGGCAATGGCTGAACACACCGTTGTTGGTCAGCGCCATCTTGCGTTCGTCGACGATGAAGTGCTTGAACTGGTCGCGGATCGGCTTTTCCGGCTCCCAGTTGCCGAAGAACGGCAGCGCGCCCCAGCTCTTGGCGTAGACCACGTCGGCGCCGGCGTAGGCGCTGTCGATGTCATGGCTGATCTTCAGCGAACCACCGCTGTCGGCCACGTTCTGCTCGGCCCAGCCCATGTAACGGTCATCCAGGATGTAGTCGGCGGTCGGGCACAGCAGGGTCACGTCCATGCCCATGCGGGTGGCGATGGTCAGCGCCGAGTTGGCCACGGCGGTGTTCAGCGGCTTGGGGTGGTAGGTCCAGGTCAGCACGTACTTCTTGCCACGCAGGTCCTGGGTGCCGAAGTGCTCCTGCAGGGCCATCACATGCGCCAGT
This genomic interval from Stenotrophomonas sp. 57 contains the following:
- a CDS encoding acetylglutamate kinase; its protein translation is MSPALQPHRQTRQTIVRLLSSMASAKEISQYLKRFSQLDAKRFAVVKVGGAVLRDDLDALTSSLSFLQEVGLTPIVLHGAGPQLDAELSAAGIEKQTVNGLRVTSPEALAIVRRVFQQSNLRLVEALQQNGARATSITGGVFEAEYLDVDTYGLVGEVKKVNLAPIETSLRAGSIPVITSLGETAGGQILNVNADFAANELVQELQPYKIIFLTGTGGLLDEAGNVIDSINLSTEYDHLIAQPWIHGGMKVKIEQIKDLLDRLPLESSVSITRPADLAKELFTHKGSGTLVRKGEKVLRATAWNELDLPRLKGLIESSFGRTLVPDYFEKTKLLRAYVSENYRTAVILTDEAEGVYLDKFAVLDDAQGEGLGRAVWNVMLEETPQLFWRSRHGNPINHFYYAESDGCYKQDQWKVFWFGADGIDRIRTYVDHCAKRTPSLQG
- a CDS encoding acetylornithine deacetylase, which translates into the protein MLEQTLDHLQALVSFDTRNPPRAITTGGIFDYLRANLPGFNVEVIDHGAGAVSLYAVRGTPKYLFNVHLDTVPDSPHWSADPHVMRRLDDRVVGLGVCDIKGAAAALVAAANASDGDAAFLFSSDEEANDPRCIAAFLARGIPYEAVLVAEPTMSEAVLAHRGISSVLMQFAGRAGHASGKQDAAASALHQAMRWGNRALDHVEALASARFGGLTGLRFNIGRVEGGIKANMIAPAAEVRFGFRPLPSMDIDALLATFAGFAEPDAALFTETFRGPSLPAGDIAEAEHRRLLARDVADALDLPIGNAVDFWTEASLFSAAGYTTLVFGPGDIAQAHTADEFVTLDQLQRYTDAVHRIIAAGA
- a CDS encoding argininosuccinate synthase yields the protein MSNKDVVLAFSGGLDTSFCVPYLQERGYNVHTVFADTGGVDDEERDFIEKRAAELGVTSHVTVNGGPAIWEGFVKPFVWAGEGYQGQYPLLVSDRYLIVDAALKRAAELGTNIIAHGCTGMGNDQVRFDLAVKALGDYQIIAPIREIQKEHTQTRAYEQKYLEERGFGVRAKQQAYTINENLLGVTMSGGEIDRWEAPGEGARGWCSPRSEWPEQALTVTLKFVEGEAVELNGKALPGDQILAQLNKLFAPYGVGRGVYTGDTVIGLKGRIVFEAPGLVSLLAAHRALEDAVLTKQQNRFKPDVARKWVELVYEGFYHDPLKTDIEAFLKSSQAKVNGEVVLETRGGRVDAVAVKSPHLLNTKGATYAQSADWGVEEAEGFIKLFGMSSTLFAQVNRG
- a CDS encoding N-acetylornithine carbamoyltransferase: MSPKHFLNTQDWSRSELDALLTQAALFKRNKLGDQLKGKSIALVFFNPSMRTRTSFELGAFQLGAHAVVLQPGKDAWPIEFNLGTVMDGDTEEHIAEVAKVLGRYCDIIAVRAFPKFIDWAYDRQDIVLNSFAKYSPVPVINMETITHPCQELAHVMALQEHFGTQDLRGKKYVLTWTYHPKPLNTAVANSALTIATRMGMDVTLLCPTADYILDDRYMGWAEQNVADSGGSLKISHDIDSAYAGADVVYAKSWGALPFFGNWEPEKPIRDQFKHFIVDERKMALTNNGVFSHCLPLRRNVKATDGVMDSPQCIAINEAENRLHVQKAIMAAVAGR